The genomic DNA AGGCATTAAAGGCGAGCTCGGACATCTGTGACTCCGACACCAGCGTCACCAGCATGCTGGTATCGGCGCCGATGGCATCCTGCACTTTGACAATGGTGTCGTTAATCAACACGTCTCCGGTGAGATCCAGCGCGTCAAGTTGCTGCAGGTTCGTCCCCAGTTCGGCCTGGGCTTTGCCAAGGCGGTCAATACCCGCATCGATGGCGTTGCTGGCCGCGCTAAGTGCCGCATCCAGCATGGCGTCATCAATCGGCTCCATCGTTAATGCGGCGACGGCATCGTTCAATACCCTAAAAATATCATCAAATATCTCATCGCCGAGATGGCCCGTTTGCATTTCCGTTCCATCGGCAACGGTCTGTGTACGCGCTTCATTACCGCCACGATAATTACCGACTTCATCAAAAGCAGGCGTATCGGTTTTAAATCCGGAGAAAATATAGCGGCCGCTACTGTCACGACTGTTTGCTAAATCCAGCAGATTTTCGCGGATCCCTTTTATCTCTTCACCCAGTGCCCGACGATCTTCATCAGAATAGGTATCGCTTTTTGCCGCAATGATTTTTTCTTTCAGGGTGGTTGTCATAAGATTACCGACACCGTTCAGAATATTGTCCTGAAACTCCAGTGCGCTGCGCGCGCGGGAGCGCACGCTGCTGTACATCTCAAGCTTCGCCAGCGCGTCCTGATGTTTTACCGCATCGGTTGCGGCGGTCGGGTCGTCTGAGGCTTTGAGTAGCGTTTTACCTGCTGACATCCGCAGATAAGCGTCGTTACTCTGACTCATGCGCTTTGTCATCGACTCCGAACTTTGCTTGTACATATAAAGCGTACTTAATCGCATCATCTTTTCCTTATCGGATGGCCAGCAGGGCATCAAACATGGCGGTCGCCGTTTTCAGCAGCTGCGCGTTGCCGTTGTAGTACTGACGGAACATGTCCAGGTTGATATATTCCTCGTCCATGTTGACCCCTGAGAGCGCCTGTTTGGTGTTATATTTGGTCTCCAGCTCGGTATATGCGCTGCTGGCATAGGATTTCACCTCGCGGGCGCTTTCACCGATCTTGCCCGCCAGGCTCGCATAGGCCGCACTCAGCGTGTCGTTGCCGATCAGCGCCTCCTCCTGGATTTTCAGCATTTCCTGGAGGTTTTTGTTATTTCCCGGCCCGTCCGTCGCGTTGTCAGATGCCGCAAACTCCTGACCATTGGTTATCTTACGGCTGATGCCTTCGGCGGCCCCGGCCATAGGATTAAGAGTGAATTTATCCCCCGCTTCGGCAGTTGAAGGGGTGGGAAGGGTAATTTCGATGCCCTCAAACTTTAGCACCCCTAATGGCGCGGCGGGATCGAGAGGGATGATACGACCATCGGCTCCTTTCACGACCCAGTCTGTACCATCGAAACTGATGTCATAATTTTCCGACTTCACCTCTTTGAAATCAGTGACCCTGATATTATCCAGCGCATCAGTACCCCTGTTTTTGGCGTTCGCGATGGCTTTGATATCCGGCAGAGAGAAGAGATCGCCACCCGCCTCACCTTCTGGGGTGAATCCTGCGCGGTTCTGCTCGTTCATCCGGTGCGCCATCATAAAGGCGATCTGATCCAGATCCTGACGCGCGACGGTAAGATCCTCATTGCGGAATTTGAACAGCCCACCCAGACGCCCTTTGGTAATGGTGTTTTCATCCAGCGGCGATGCTTTGCCGTTAGCATCCACGTAGGAGACAATGGTCTTGTTGGGATCGGCATCCGACGGCGAGGTTTGCAGTTTATACGCGGTGCCGCCAGAGACCAGTGGACGCCCATCAGCCAGCGTGACGCTCACGCGGCCAGAAACATGATCCTCGGTGACGGTAATACCCAGATGCTCGCTCAGCCCTTCCAGCAGCGCGTCACGCTGGTCAAGCAGATCGGCGGGCGGCGTGCCATTTCCCTGTACGCGCTCCAGCTGTTTGTTGATCTCTGCCAGCTGTTCGGTGAAGCTGTTAATCTCCTTGGCGCTGCGCTCAATCTGGGTATTGGTGCTTTTTTCAAGGCCGGACAGGCGCTTGGCGCTGGCGTTATAGCGGTTCGCCAGCACGTCGAGGGAAGTAAATACCGCCGCACGCGCCGGGCCATCCGCCGGATCGCCGCTCAGCGTCGCCATATCCTTAAACAGCTTGCCCAGTGAAACAGAGACGTTATCCGACTCGTCCGCCAGCATGTTGTCGATATCCGCCAGCTGCTCCATCCGTCCGGTCAGGGAGGCGTAGCCGGACAGCGAATCCCGCAGTTGATTGTTGGCGAACGCATCATAGGCACGCTCGACACCGCTGGCACGGGCGCCATAGCCATAAAAGCCCTGCGCGGTCGACATGCCGCCGAGCTCACCGATAATCAGGTTGCGACGACTGTAGTGGGTAGACATACCGTTGGTCAGGTTATCGCCGGTCACCCGGATCGCAGCCTGCGCCACGCTGATGCCGTTTCTGGCTAAATTAAATAGGTTATTCATACGTTCTGGATATTCCCTGATTGCGGGCCCGGCATTCGCATCCGGGCCAGAAAGTTCATGGCTCTGTTTATTTCATCGGTGATTCAAAAAATCTCTAAAACATCTTTTTCAGAAAATTTTGTCGATATCGTTTTTATAGGCATTTACGCCCTGCTGAATATCGCCTTTCACCTTCTGAATAATGGTGATGAGCTTTTTGGCGTAGGCCGGGTCTGTCGCATAGCCCCCCGCCTGCAGCGCTTTCGCTCCCTGCTCCGGTGAAGCAGACTGCGCCACACCGCGATAGCGAGGATTTTTGGTCAACAGTGCCGCGTAGTCTTTCAGCGCATGCTCATAGGAGTCATAGACGCGGAATGCCGCCTTCACCTTCTGCTTCACGCCGTTGATGTATTCCGTCGTGGTAATCTCGGTGGTTTTTCCGCGCCAGTCGCCGGTGGCCTTTATGCCGAACAGGTTGTGGCTCGGGGAGCCGTCGGCGGCCGGAATTTCACGTTTCCCCCAGCCGGACTCCAGCGCTGCCTGGGCCAGAATCAGATGCGGGTGCAGCCCGCTCTGGGCTGCCGCCTCCTGTGCCGGGCGCAACAGGCGCGAGATAAACGGATGCGCGCCTTCAACTGGCTTCGCGAACGATACCGGGGCAGGCAAGCGCAGCGGCCCGGTAGCCGGAGCAGAAGAAAGTCCTGGACGTGAAAAATCGCGTCCCGGCGTGCTTACGACAGGCGCATCGCTCTCGCCACCCAGTTGACGGACGATAAGATCGGCAAAGCCGAGCTGACCACTCCCGGCAATATTTTGTGCAACCTGCTGATCGTGCATGGCGGTATACATCTCGGCGGACTGGCTGTTCATCAGTTCGTCCTTAAAGGTGGCGTCGCGCATGCTTTTCATCATCATCTGCACGAAGATCCCCTCCATCTGCTTCGCCGCCGCCTTCAGTGCGCCGGGCGATTGCCGCCCGGCCTCCCGTTTCAGGTGGTCCAGCGAACGGACGTCAAAGGCGGGATGGTCGAACTTATCGAAGGCGTTCATTAGTTCACCTCCAGCTTCGCACGCAGGCAACCGGCGTTTTTCATCGCCTGCAGAACCGACATCAGTTCGTTTGGCGTGGCACCCAGGCTGTTCAGGGCGCGAATCACCGCGTTCAGATCGGTGCTGCTGCGCACGTGCTGCAGCGAACCGCCGCTGTCGCGCACGGAGATGTCCGTCTGCGGCACCACCACCGTTTCACCGCCACCAAACGGTGTATCCGGCTGGCTGATAATGTTGTTCTGCATCACTTCTACCGTCAGCGAGCCGTGCGCCACCGCGCAGGAGTCCAGCGACACGTGGCGGTTCATTACCACCGATCCGGTTCGGGAATTCACGATGACTTTCGCATCCTGCACATTCACCCGCAGGGGAATGTCCTGGATGTTCGCCAGAAAACGCACGCGCGAGGGGCCATCCGGCGGTGCAAAGAGGCGCACGGTACGCGCATCTTCCGGGATAGCCGCCCCGCCGCTGTAGCGCTGATTAATGGCGTCGCTGATCTGCTGTGCCAGCGAGAAATCGCTCTCGTTAAGCTGCAACCGGACAATGCTCTGGGTGGCAAAATCGTTCGGCACCTCGCGCTCGACGGTCGCCCCGCCGCTGATACGCCCGCCGTTGAGCTGGTTGACCTGCACGCGACTGCCGCCCGCCTGCGCGCCTGCGCCGGAAATCAGGATGTTGCCCTGGGCAATGGCGTAGATCTGGTTATCCGCACCTTTCAGCGGGGTCATCAGCAGCGTGCCGCCGCGCAGGCTTTTGGCGTTACCGACCGAGGAGACCACGATGTCCAGCTTGTCGCCGGGACGGGCAAACGGCGGCAGCTCGGCGGTGACCATCACCGCCGCGATATTTTTCAGCTGCATGTTGGTGCCCGCCGGCACGGTGATCCCCAGCTGCGAGAGCATATTGTTGAGGCTTTGCCCGGTAAACGGTGCCTGCATGGTCTGGTCGCCCGTGCCGTCCAGACCCACGATCAGGCCATAGCCCATCAGGGAGTTGGAGCGCACGCCCTGCACCGTCGCCAGATCGCGAATGCGCTCCGCGCTGGCGGTTTTGGGCACGACCAGCATCATGCCGTAGAGCAGGATGCTGAGGAAAAACAGGATAGATTCTTTTTTCATGGTCTTATCAGAATGGAGAA from Enterobacter ludwigii includes the following:
- the flgL gene encoding flagellar hook-associated protein FlgL — encoded protein: MRLSTLYMYKQSSESMTKRMSQSNDAYLRMSAGKTLLKASDDPTAATDAVKHQDALAKLEMYSSVRSRARSALEFQDNILNGVGNLMTTTLKEKIIAAKSDTYSDEDRRALGEEIKGIRENLLDLANSRDSSGRYIFSGFKTDTPAFDEVGNYRGGNEARTQTVADGTEMQTGHLGDEIFDDIFRVLNDAVAALTMEPIDDAMLDAALSAASNAIDAGIDRLGKAQAELGTNLQQLDALDLTGDVLINDTIVKVQDAIGADTSMLVTLVSESQMSELAFNASMYVYKNMQKMNLFNM
- the flgK gene encoding flagellar hook-associated protein FlgK, with the translated sequence MNNLFNLARNGISVAQAAIRVTGDNLTNGMSTHYSRRNLIIGELGGMSTAQGFYGYGARASGVERAYDAFANNQLRDSLSGYASLTGRMEQLADIDNMLADESDNVSVSLGKLFKDMATLSGDPADGPARAAVFTSLDVLANRYNASAKRLSGLEKSTNTQIERSAKEINSFTEQLAEINKQLERVQGNGTPPADLLDQRDALLEGLSEHLGITVTEDHVSGRVSVTLADGRPLVSGGTAYKLQTSPSDADPNKTIVSYVDANGKASPLDENTITKGRLGGLFKFRNEDLTVARQDLDQIAFMMAHRMNEQNRAGFTPEGEAGGDLFSLPDIKAIANAKNRGTDALDNIRVTDFKEVKSENYDISFDGTDWVVKGADGRIIPLDPAAPLGVLKFEGIEITLPTPSTAEAGDKFTLNPMAGAAEGISRKITNGQEFAASDNATDGPGNNKNLQEMLKIQEEALIGNDTLSAAYASLAGKIGESAREVKSYASSAYTELETKYNTKQALSGVNMDEEYINLDMFRQYYNGNAQLLKTATAMFDALLAIR
- the flgJ gene encoding flagellar assembly peptidoglycan hydrolase FlgJ, with translation MNAFDKFDHPAFDVRSLDHLKREAGRQSPGALKAAAKQMEGIFVQMMMKSMRDATFKDELMNSQSAEMYTAMHDQQVAQNIAGSGQLGFADLIVRQLGGESDAPVVSTPGRDFSRPGLSSAPATGPLRLPAPVSFAKPVEGAHPFISRLLRPAQEAAAQSGLHPHLILAQAALESGWGKREIPAADGSPSHNLFGIKATGDWRGKTTEITTTEYINGVKQKVKAAFRVYDSYEHALKDYAALLTKNPRYRGVAQSASPEQGAKALQAGGYATDPAYAKKLITIIQKVKGDIQQGVNAYKNDIDKIF
- a CDS encoding flagellar basal body P-ring protein FlgI, with product MKKESILFFLSILLYGMMLVVPKTASAERIRDLATVQGVRSNSLMGYGLIVGLDGTGDQTMQAPFTGQSLNNMLSQLGITVPAGTNMQLKNIAAVMVTAELPPFARPGDKLDIVVSSVGNAKSLRGGTLLMTPLKGADNQIYAIAQGNILISGAGAQAGGSRVQVNQLNGGRISGGATVEREVPNDFATQSIVRLQLNESDFSLAQQISDAINQRYSGGAAIPEDARTVRLFAPPDGPSRVRFLANIQDIPLRVNVQDAKVIVNSRTGSVVMNRHVSLDSCAVAHGSLTVEVMQNNIISQPDTPFGGGETVVVPQTDISVRDSGGSLQHVRSSTDLNAVIRALNSLGATPNELMSVLQAMKNAGCLRAKLEVN